GTTTCCTCAGCCCCGGATGCAAACCCTCCTGCATTCCGGGAAGTGAAaaccctcccccggccccccggggTGCAAACCTTCCTCCACTCCTACGTGCAaatcctccccccccccccccgccccggcatGCAACCcccccgcgctccccggggcgcagcccccgcctcccccgcacCCCTGGGAAGCACCAGCCTTCCCCGGCAGCCCCGCTTTGCAGAAGCTGGGCAGGCCGTAGTCCGGCCGCGCCCAGGCGGGGAGAAGCCGGCCCCTTCCCCGCGCACCAGCACGATGCGCTCCCCTCCGCCATCCACCGGAGCCGCGGGACCGGGGGCCGCTCCTCCGGCCGGCCACGGCGCCGCTCCCCCACCCGCACCGGCTCAGCGGGCCCGGAGGGGACGCGCCCGCTGCACCGACCGCTCCGCACCGCAGTGCTGATCTTGCTGCTtatcgctgctgctgctgctgataccgctgctggtgctggtgctaccgctgctggtgctgcccggcccggggccgccgctccCGCGCGCGCACGGAGccccgggagccgcgcgccgCCCGGGACCGGCGAGCGCCGCGGGGGTCCTAGCGCCGCCCTTCCCCCgacggggcgggccggggctgTCCCACCCCCGAGGGCCCCGGCGCGGGCAGCGGGGGCGGTGGGGACGGACACACGGGCAGCGGCTGCCCGCGAGTGCCAAGGGCAGCACGTGGTGCCCGACCCGCCGCCGGGCGCAGGGCCACATTGCTGGGATGCCGCGGCCTCCCCCGCGCTGGCTGGGCAGCCCAGGGCCCCTCTCTGGGGGATTTCGTGGGGCGAGGGAACTCCGCAGGGGTCTGCAGCCCCGCTGCTGCGGCCGACGCCTCTCCAGGAGGGTTTTGGCTCTGCTGTGCTTGTGATGCCCTTCCCTGCCAGGGGttggggcagctggggcactGAACAGAGTTCCACAGGctgttagaatcatagaaagtcctgagttggaagggacccacaaggatcatcaagtccaactcctgtctcTGCACAGGACAATCCCAAATTACACCATAtttctgagggtgttgtccaagtgcttcttgaatagcgtcaggcttggcaccgtgactgcctccctggggagcctgttccagggctccaccaccctctggctgaagaaccttttcctaatatccaacctaaccctcccctggcacatctccctgccattccctcgggtcctggcgttggtcaccagagagaggagatcagcgcctgcccctcctcctccccttgtgaggaacCCTTCctcaacttcatggccctcctctggacactctccagtagctttatatccttaatgtactgtaaTGCACCCAAAACTATACGCAGCACTCGAGGGGAGGCcgcgggacaatcccctccctcgactggCTAGCAGTGCAGTGCTCTTCTGGTGCTCACCCACAGGAAGCTGTTCTGGCAGCATCCCCAGGCCCCAGCCGACTCGCTCCTCACTGACTTTACCCCAGCACTTGGCCTCACTTGAAACAGGAGCGAACACAGATGTGTTGgcccctcctgcccacccctGGCCCCCCAGACACTGCTCTGCCCACCCAAACATATGGCATCTGTTATGGGCTCAAAGAGCCGCTgtggcagctccctgcagccaggccCAGGACCGCACACGTGCCTGTGCCGTGCCCCAACTCTCTGGGGATGCAGAAGCTGGCAgctgtcctgcctgcagcccgGCAGTGCCAAGCCATGTGGGGCCGAGGATCACCCTGGACCCAGCACGAAATCCATGCTGGGACCAGTGCCCGTCCTGCGGAGACACAGCTGCTTGTTCCAAAATAATCTCAACTGCTAGCTTTCAGCACCCTCCTCCATGCTCAGTCTCTGCTCTACCCCCTCGTCACCTCCCCCTCTTATTTATAGCCTGGCAGGACAGTGGGACACCGCAGCCCTGGGACCAGCTGCCATcacctgtccccatgtcccacAGCCACAAgtagcacagcacagggcaccGCCAAgttaaaaacacttttaatgGCCATGTTTGCTTTGGTCTGAATCCAAGGGCACTTGTGACAAGGCAATTTAGAGCCCCTGGGGTGTGTGTGGCCCCTGGGCTTCCCAgctggggggatgcaggggacTGCAGGGACCTGCCTGGGTACAGAGCAGCCGAaggcagcaggatggggagcccagacctggctccctgcctcccacgCCCAGTGCCGGGTGTTGGGGTGCAAGTGGGACACAGACCATGGTGGAGCTTCATTCCTGGGAGAGGCACAAAATCGTGGCACTGGTGGGGCTGCGCTCTCCTGCCCGTGTTGTGCTGGAGCCCACCAGCGTGAATGTTTAATCCCACATTAAATATTCATCCTGGTAGAGCGAGTGGAAAACCTTTGTGGCTGCTCTGGGTTCATCTGGGCAGGTGTTTGGAGCTGATGGGGCTCCGTGGGTCCAGTTCATGCCCCCCATGCACTAACATGGTGGGTCCAAGTCCACCCACCAGCTGGGGGAACCAGCCCTGCTACTGCAGACATGGAGACTCCCTACTCCAGTGCTCAGCAAAAGGCTTTCAACAATGGCACCAGCAAAGCCGAGACATGTCATTGCAGGATGACAGCTGCCCTGCTGCCGGGCCTCACCCCATGGCTGGTGCCCTACCCACCTGCCCAGGACGGGTGGGCAAAGACAATGTTCCTCCTCTTGGCCCAGCGGGAGAAGATGGCTTTCTCGGTAATGAAGCGGTGCCCGGCGCGGCGGGCTTGCTCGTGCACCAGGTACATCCTGCACTCATCCAGCCGACCCTTCTCGAAGTAGTGGTAGGGCACGCTCGAGTGGTTCTTCTCCCTGGTGGGAGCGGACAGGGTGGGTGTGGGACCTGGGGGGACACCAGACCACCCCACGCACACCCCTGCCACCCCCAACACACCTGCAGTAGCTGTCGCTGACCATGCCGAAGACATAGATCTGCTCACACAGCTCCATGGCCAGGGTCATTGTGAACCAGCCTGTGCTCAGGAAGGAGCCGGACTTCATCCTGCAAAGCACCGTGGCCGCGTTCGAGCGAGTGGCATGCTGCTGCCGTCCCAGCTGGGCTATGGGTGCCCAACAGGGGGGATGGGTGCTACAGCAGGGGGACCTGATGGGGGCTCCTCAGGAGCTGGCAGTACCTGTTCTTCCCCGTCTCGTTCTGGAAGACATCGTCACAATATGCCATCTTCTCCTCGGTCAGGGTGTAGATCTGCAGGCGGGGGTATGTCTCCATCACCTTCAGCAGCGCCCGGTAGGTCGAGCCCACCTTCTCCCGGTTCATCTTCTTTGAAGGCCCCCAGATGATGTAGAGGGTCTCCTGGGACTGCTGGAAGAAGTAGGGCTGGTTCCTCAGCAGCAGTGGGACGCTGGTGTGCGACACCACACGGACAGTGCTCCGCGCCCCCACATCCTCCTCGTAGCCGGCGGTGGGGGCATGGTTCATGCGCAGGACACACTCGTGCCTGTCGATGGCCTGTCCCAGGTGTGAGCCCAGCATCTGCCCCGAGCTGGAGACAATGGCACAGCGGCTGCACAGCACTCGCtccaggggctgtggggagatGCACCATCACCCATCagttctcccttccctcccgcAGCGGCCAGACACACCACAGCCCCATCTGTCCTTCCCTAGggaaggggaaactgaggcacgggcgGGTCGAgctgccccaccagccccaaccctgccccatccccacgcACCTTCCCGTCAGGGACACGGCTGTACCCCTGGAAGCTGAGGGTGGCGGGTGCCGTGGGGCTGCCCCGCTTCCCCGGGGCCCAGCAGCACGGCCGCAGGCAGGCGTGGGAGCACAGCAGGACGTACAGCACGGCAACCACCGCTGCGCACACCAACGTTAGGAAGAGCCGGACCtggaagcagagcagggaggttTCTCCAGGCCGGGCCACGTGCACCAGCCCGGGGTCGGACGCCGGCAGCAGCCCCGCGGTGCCATGCGGCACAAGCAGCCCCTCGGAGGAGGGCGTTCAAGCGCGGGTGCTGCGGCCGGGGCGCAGCGAGGAGCCGCACCGGGGAGCGCTGGGTGCCTGTGCCCCGCTCACTTCCTGCAGGCAGCGACAGCCGCACGCCTATGGCCGTGTTCACGGGGCCGGGGCTCCGTGCTGCCTGCGGGCActggcagctgccaggctgcaCCCTCGCCCAGCACCGctttcggggcgagcggccCCCCGATGCTG
The Phalacrocorax carbo chromosome 18, bPhaCar2.1, whole genome shotgun sequence DNA segment above includes these coding regions:
- the ST6GALNAC4 gene encoding alpha-N-acetyl-neuraminyl-2,3-beta-galactosyl-1,3-N-acetyl-galactosaminide alpha-2,6-sialyltransferase, encoding MKTLVRLFLTLVCAAVVAVLYVLLCSHACLRPCCWAPGKRGSPTAPATLSFQGYSRVPDGKPLERVLCSRCAIVSSSGQMLGSHLGQAIDRHECVLRMNHAPTAGYEEDVGARSTVRVVSHTSVPLLLRNQPYFFQQSQETLYIIWGPSKKMNREKVGSTYRALLKVMETYPRLQIYTLTEEKMAYCDDVFQNETGKNRMKSGSFLSTGWFTMTLAMELCEQIYVFGMVSDSYCREKNHSSVPYHYFEKGRLDECRMYLVHEQARRAGHRFITEKAIFSRWAKRRNIVFAHPSWAGG